A portion of the Gadus macrocephalus chromosome 10, ASM3116895v1 genome contains these proteins:
- the LOC132465947 gene encoding thymosin beta-11-like: MEETLNKVPCFDKSTLKKSETQEKNKLPTKEEIEEEKKQAAAAEKS, from the exons ATGGAAGAAACACTCAATAAAGTGCCATGCTTTGACAAGAGCACACTGAAAAAGTCAGAAacccaagaaaaaaacaaacttcCTACCAAGGAAG AAATTGAGGAAGAAAAGAAGCAAGCTGCAGCAGCTGAAAAATCATGA
- the LOC132465945 gene encoding solute carrier family 25 member 53-like, producing the protein MGRGQDATQEDKTPPQPVSRLQSYLHGGTSSLLSTLPTIAVFPVYKTVFRQQLHTISIIEAVAQLKKEGALKLYRGVTPPLLMRTLNGALLHGLQDTLLRQLSSSSSAKVVPLSALPAIAGLAAGLVEALVFTPFERVQNMLQNGQNDRSLPTLKTVLVRLSSEELALGYYRALLPIMARNSLGCCFYFGLKGPLRALGEVQGLSPTASSFLSGALPSMVISFSLYPLSVLVATMQAGAGGQEAGTVRACWRKLWTSRQRSLALLYRGGSLVILRSCITWGITTAIYDQQQKRASR; encoded by the coding sequence ATGGGGCGGGGTCAGGATGCTACACAAGAGGACAAGACCCCACCACAGCCAGTCTCTCGTTTACAGAGCTACTTGCATGGAGGTACCTCCAGCCTGCTCTCCACCCTGCCTACTATAGCTGTATTTCCTGTCTACAAGACCGTTTTCCGGCAACAGCTCCACACCATCTCCATCATCGAGGCGGTGGCACAGTTGAAAAAGGAAGGAGCATTGAAGCTCTACAGGGGGGTGACACCCCCTTTGCTAATGCGAACCCTAAACGGCGCGCTGCTGCATGGCCTCCAAGATACCCTACTCCgtcagctctcctcctcctcctctgccaaaGTCGTCCCTCTCTCCGCCCTCCCAGCCATTGCAGGGCTTGCGGCGGGACTGGTGGAGGCCCTGGTTTTCACCCCGTTTGAGCGAGTTCAAAACATGTTGCAGAACGGACAAAACGACCGCAGTCTACCCACGCTGAAGACCGTTCTGGTGCGGCTGAGCTCTGAGGAGCTGGCCTTGGGCTACTACAGAGCCCTTTTGCCCATCATGGCCAGGAACTCTCTGGGCTGCTGCTTCTACTTCGGACTGAAGGGGCCACTGCGAGCGCTGGGCGAGGTGCAGGGGCTCTCTCCCACCGCGTCGTCCTTCCTGTCCGGAGCGCTGCCCTCCATGGTCATCAGTTTCTCTCTGTACCCGCTGTCTGTGCTGGTGGCTACTATGCAGGCTGGGGCGGGCGGGCAGGAGGCGGGAACAGTCAGGGCGTGTTGGAGGAAGCTGTGGACGTCCCGCCAGCGGAGCTTGGCACTGCTGTACCGAGGAGGTTCGCTGGTCATCCTGCGCTCATGCATCACCTGGGGGATCACCACCGCCATCTACGACCAACAGCAGAAGCGTGCATCGCGATGA